From a region of the Castanea sativa cultivar Marrone di Chiusa Pesio chromosome 10, ASM4071231v1 genome:
- the LOC142612976 gene encoding protein SICKLE-like isoform X3, whose product MLQWVFNTFLSIAIPKLSLGDYWSILNYFIRSNSFFFLNLCEESCSPRFDFYTHPMSAFSDSKKSSKASNQTRPDYFTSPNYCGSPMAQFSPSLPAGPMNPGMALYSAHQIQISSSPNQIMYREQGFCYSPGPHRSPIGTSNPFTMHPWTPEVWNAPITPASSSFPYNPSRGGHHPSPGFGPRGSPRFNTQQGRGHWVSHSPSPGSGRGGSPSPGSGRGGSRWYGRIMSPVLGHSSGRGRGSHARLSGPQQFYNQSMLEDPWKFLKPVEWRRMSALVNSLNAPDSSKSRISKSPSTRKTKVSEPSNKSSSQPSLAEYLATSFNEAVNGTPSI is encoded by the exons ATGCTTCAATGGGTTTTCAATACATTCTTGTCAATAGCTATACCAAAACTTTCTCTTGGGGACTATTGGAGCATCCTTAATTATTTCATACGAtcaaacagtttttttttcctcaacctttgt GAGGAGTCGTGTTCTCCTAGGTTTGATTTTTACACACACCCAATGTCAGCATTCTCTGATAGCAAGAAGAGTAGCAAGGCTAGTAATCAGACCAGACCAGATTATTTCACATCTCCCAATTATTGTGGTTCTCCTATGGCACAGTTTTCACCATCTCTTCCAG CAGGACCAATGAACCCTGGAATGGCCCTGTATTCTGCTCATCAAATCCAGATTAGCAGTTCACCCAATCAGATAATGTACCGAGAACAAGGTTTTTGTTACAGCCCTGGTCCACATAGAAGCCCAATAGGAACATCTAATCCTTTTACCATGCATCCATGGACTCCAGAAGTCTGGAATGCACCAATAACCCCAGCAAGCAGTAGTTTTCCATATAATCCATCTAGAGGGGGCCATCATCCAAGCCCTGGGTTTGGACCAAGAGGTAGCCCGCGTTTTAATACTCAGCAAGGCCGGGGTCACTGGGTCAGCCACAGTCCAAGCCCTGGTTCAGGACGGGGAGGCAGTCCTAGCCCTGGTTCAGGAAGAGGTGGGAGTCGCTGGTATGGAAGAATCATGAGCCCTGTTTTGGGACATAGTAGTGGACGAGGGCGAGGTTCTCATGCTCGTCTATCGGGGCCACAGCAATTTTACAATCAGTCCATGTTAGAAGACCCATGGAAGTTTTTGAAACCAGTTGAATGGAGGCGCATGAGTGCTTTAGTGAATAGTTTGAATGCCCCTGACTCATCAAAATCCAGGATTTCAAAATCTCCTAGCACAAGAAAGACCAAAGTTTCAGAACCTTCAAACAAGTCAAGTTCTCAACCAAGCTTGGCTGAGTACTTGGCTACCTCATTCAATGAAGCTGTAAATGGCACACCAAGTATATGA
- the LOC142612976 gene encoding protein SICKLE-like isoform X2 produces MEESEKRRERLNAVRMQAAQSEFSINVASSSMPVSLSDPLIDTSATMAMQEESCSPRFDFYTHPMSAFSDSKKSSKASNQTRPDYFTSPNYCGSPMAQFSPSLPGPMNPGMALYSAHQIQISSSPNQIMYREQGFCYSPGPHRSPIGTSNPFTMHPWTPEVWNAPITPASSSFPYNPSRGGHHPSPGFGPRGSPRFNTQQGRGHWVSHSPSPGSGRGGSPSPGSGRGGSRWYGRIMSPVLGHSSGRGRGSHARLSGPQQFYNQSMLEDPWKFLKPVEWRRMSALVNSLNAPDSSKSRISKSPSTRKTKVSEPSNKSSSQPSLAEYLATSFNEAVNGTPSI; encoded by the exons ATGGAGGAATCAGAGAAGAGGAGAGAAAGACTGAATGCAGTGCGCATGCAAGCTGCTCAGTCTGAATTTTCAATTAATGTTGCAAGTTCTTCGATGCCTGTTTCCCTTTCTGATCCATTGATTGACACCTCTGCAACTATGGCAATGCAGGAGGAGTCGTGTTCTCCTAGGTTTGATTTTTACACACACCCAATGTCAGCATTCTCTGATAGCAAGAAGAGTAGCAAGGCTAGTAATCAGACCAGACCAGATTATTTCACATCTCCCAATTATTGTGGTTCTCCTATGGCACAGTTTTCACCATCTCTTCCAG GACCAATGAACCCTGGAATGGCCCTGTATTCTGCTCATCAAATCCAGATTAGCAGTTCACCCAATCAGATAATGTACCGAGAACAAGGTTTTTGTTACAGCCCTGGTCCACATAGAAGCCCAATAGGAACATCTAATCCTTTTACCATGCATCCATGGACTCCAGAAGTCTGGAATGCACCAATAACCCCAGCAAGCAGTAGTTTTCCATATAATCCATCTAGAGGGGGCCATCATCCAAGCCCTGGGTTTGGACCAAGAGGTAGCCCGCGTTTTAATACTCAGCAAGGCCGGGGTCACTGGGTCAGCCACAGTCCAAGCCCTGGTTCAGGACGGGGAGGCAGTCCTAGCCCTGGTTCAGGAAGAGGTGGGAGTCGCTGGTATGGAAGAATCATGAGCCCTGTTTTGGGACATAGTAGTGGACGAGGGCGAGGTTCTCATGCTCGTCTATCGGGGCCACAGCAATTTTACAATCAGTCCATGTTAGAAGACCCATGGAAGTTTTTGAAACCAGTTGAATGGAGGCGCATGAGTGCTTTAGTGAATAGTTTGAATGCCCCTGACTCATCAAAATCCAGGATTTCAAAATCTCCTAGCACAAGAAAGACCAAAGTTTCAGAACCTTCAAACAAGTCAAGTTCTCAACCAAGCTTGGCTGAGTACTTGGCTACCTCATTCAATGAAGCTGTAAATGGCACACCAAGTATATGA
- the LOC142612976 gene encoding protein SICKLE-like isoform X4: MEESEKRRERLNAEESCSPRFDFYTHPMSAFSDSKKSSKASNQTRPDYFTSPNYCGSPMAQFSPSLPAGPMNPGMALYSAHQIQISSSPNQIMYREQGFCYSPGPHRSPIGTSNPFTMHPWTPEVWNAPITPASSSFPYNPSRGGHHPSPGFGPRGSPRFNTQQGRGHWVSHSPSPGSGRGGSPSPGSGRGGSRWYGRIMSPVLGHSSGRGRGSHARLSGPQQFYNQSMLEDPWKFLKPVEWRRMSALVNSLNAPDSSKSRISKSPSTRKTKVSEPSNKSSSQPSLAEYLATSFNEAVNGTPSI, encoded by the exons ATGGAGGAATCAGAGAAGAGGAGAGAAAGACTGAATGCA GAGGAGTCGTGTTCTCCTAGGTTTGATTTTTACACACACCCAATGTCAGCATTCTCTGATAGCAAGAAGAGTAGCAAGGCTAGTAATCAGACCAGACCAGATTATTTCACATCTCCCAATTATTGTGGTTCTCCTATGGCACAGTTTTCACCATCTCTTCCAG CAGGACCAATGAACCCTGGAATGGCCCTGTATTCTGCTCATCAAATCCAGATTAGCAGTTCACCCAATCAGATAATGTACCGAGAACAAGGTTTTTGTTACAGCCCTGGTCCACATAGAAGCCCAATAGGAACATCTAATCCTTTTACCATGCATCCATGGACTCCAGAAGTCTGGAATGCACCAATAACCCCAGCAAGCAGTAGTTTTCCATATAATCCATCTAGAGGGGGCCATCATCCAAGCCCTGGGTTTGGACCAAGAGGTAGCCCGCGTTTTAATACTCAGCAAGGCCGGGGTCACTGGGTCAGCCACAGTCCAAGCCCTGGTTCAGGACGGGGAGGCAGTCCTAGCCCTGGTTCAGGAAGAGGTGGGAGTCGCTGGTATGGAAGAATCATGAGCCCTGTTTTGGGACATAGTAGTGGACGAGGGCGAGGTTCTCATGCTCGTCTATCGGGGCCACAGCAATTTTACAATCAGTCCATGTTAGAAGACCCATGGAAGTTTTTGAAACCAGTTGAATGGAGGCGCATGAGTGCTTTAGTGAATAGTTTGAATGCCCCTGACTCATCAAAATCCAGGATTTCAAAATCTCCTAGCACAAGAAAGACCAAAGTTTCAGAACCTTCAAACAAGTCAAGTTCTCAACCAAGCTTGGCTGAGTACTTGGCTACCTCATTCAATGAAGCTGTAAATGGCACACCAAGTATATGA
- the LOC142612976 gene encoding protein SICKLE-like isoform X1, with protein sequence MEESEKRRERLNAVRMQAAQSEFSINVASSSMPVSLSDPLIDTSATMAMQEESCSPRFDFYTHPMSAFSDSKKSSKASNQTRPDYFTSPNYCGSPMAQFSPSLPAGPMNPGMALYSAHQIQISSSPNQIMYREQGFCYSPGPHRSPIGTSNPFTMHPWTPEVWNAPITPASSSFPYNPSRGGHHPSPGFGPRGSPRFNTQQGRGHWVSHSPSPGSGRGGSPSPGSGRGGSRWYGRIMSPVLGHSSGRGRGSHARLSGPQQFYNQSMLEDPWKFLKPVEWRRMSALVNSLNAPDSSKSRISKSPSTRKTKVSEPSNKSSSQPSLAEYLATSFNEAVNGTPSI encoded by the exons ATGGAGGAATCAGAGAAGAGGAGAGAAAGACTGAATGCAGTGCGCATGCAAGCTGCTCAGTCTGAATTTTCAATTAATGTTGCAAGTTCTTCGATGCCTGTTTCCCTTTCTGATCCATTGATTGACACCTCTGCAACTATGGCAATGCAGGAGGAGTCGTGTTCTCCTAGGTTTGATTTTTACACACACCCAATGTCAGCATTCTCTGATAGCAAGAAGAGTAGCAAGGCTAGTAATCAGACCAGACCAGATTATTTCACATCTCCCAATTATTGTGGTTCTCCTATGGCACAGTTTTCACCATCTCTTCCAG CAGGACCAATGAACCCTGGAATGGCCCTGTATTCTGCTCATCAAATCCAGATTAGCAGTTCACCCAATCAGATAATGTACCGAGAACAAGGTTTTTGTTACAGCCCTGGTCCACATAGAAGCCCAATAGGAACATCTAATCCTTTTACCATGCATCCATGGACTCCAGAAGTCTGGAATGCACCAATAACCCCAGCAAGCAGTAGTTTTCCATATAATCCATCTAGAGGGGGCCATCATCCAAGCCCTGGGTTTGGACCAAGAGGTAGCCCGCGTTTTAATACTCAGCAAGGCCGGGGTCACTGGGTCAGCCACAGTCCAAGCCCTGGTTCAGGACGGGGAGGCAGTCCTAGCCCTGGTTCAGGAAGAGGTGGGAGTCGCTGGTATGGAAGAATCATGAGCCCTGTTTTGGGACATAGTAGTGGACGAGGGCGAGGTTCTCATGCTCGTCTATCGGGGCCACAGCAATTTTACAATCAGTCCATGTTAGAAGACCCATGGAAGTTTTTGAAACCAGTTGAATGGAGGCGCATGAGTGCTTTAGTGAATAGTTTGAATGCCCCTGACTCATCAAAATCCAGGATTTCAAAATCTCCTAGCACAAGAAAGACCAAAGTTTCAGAACCTTCAAACAAGTCAAGTTCTCAACCAAGCTTGGCTGAGTACTTGGCTACCTCATTCAATGAAGCTGTAAATGGCACACCAAGTATATGA
- the LOC142612976 gene encoding protein SICKLE-like isoform X5, whose protein sequence is MSAFSDSKKSSKASNQTRPDYFTSPNYCGSPMAQFSPSLPAGPMNPGMALYSAHQIQISSSPNQIMYREQGFCYSPGPHRSPIGTSNPFTMHPWTPEVWNAPITPASSSFPYNPSRGGHHPSPGFGPRGSPRFNTQQGRGHWVSHSPSPGSGRGGSPSPGSGRGGSRWYGRIMSPVLGHSSGRGRGSHARLSGPQQFYNQSMLEDPWKFLKPVEWRRMSALVNSLNAPDSSKSRISKSPSTRKTKVSEPSNKSSSQPSLAEYLATSFNEAVNGTPSI, encoded by the exons ATGTCAGCATTCTCTGATAGCAAGAAGAGTAGCAAGGCTAGTAATCAGACCAGACCAGATTATTTCACATCTCCCAATTATTGTGGTTCTCCTATGGCACAGTTTTCACCATCTCTTCCAG CAGGACCAATGAACCCTGGAATGGCCCTGTATTCTGCTCATCAAATCCAGATTAGCAGTTCACCCAATCAGATAATGTACCGAGAACAAGGTTTTTGTTACAGCCCTGGTCCACATAGAAGCCCAATAGGAACATCTAATCCTTTTACCATGCATCCATGGACTCCAGAAGTCTGGAATGCACCAATAACCCCAGCAAGCAGTAGTTTTCCATATAATCCATCTAGAGGGGGCCATCATCCAAGCCCTGGGTTTGGACCAAGAGGTAGCCCGCGTTTTAATACTCAGCAAGGCCGGGGTCACTGGGTCAGCCACAGTCCAAGCCCTGGTTCAGGACGGGGAGGCAGTCCTAGCCCTGGTTCAGGAAGAGGTGGGAGTCGCTGGTATGGAAGAATCATGAGCCCTGTTTTGGGACATAGTAGTGGACGAGGGCGAGGTTCTCATGCTCGTCTATCGGGGCCACAGCAATTTTACAATCAGTCCATGTTAGAAGACCCATGGAAGTTTTTGAAACCAGTTGAATGGAGGCGCATGAGTGCTTTAGTGAATAGTTTGAATGCCCCTGACTCATCAAAATCCAGGATTTCAAAATCTCCTAGCACAAGAAAGACCAAAGTTTCAGAACCTTCAAACAAGTCAAGTTCTCAACCAAGCTTGGCTGAGTACTTGGCTACCTCATTCAATGAAGCTGTAAATGGCACACCAAGTATATGA
- the LOC142612767 gene encoding protein VAPYRIN-LIKE-like yields the protein MDRLVKPDLKEINLAFKKGQKCTTTFRLTNLMHTMAVAVSLTTTNPSVYSFNQVFSVIPPLSSSTYTLLISQPSDKPPLSSPPDIITVRSSMLPIGKAHQDYLRSLFSKPGPHVFRDATIPINLVGHQVVDFLISHHTQIPEIEFFLKKGISGCTGTQLTSLLKPAILYSNANFVTEILDAGADVNCKNSDKRSMITLAIRAGDLGILKVLIAAGCKIDNSVDRILHEAAATDRVEMMEFWCKRFGDIDVNSVDLDGRTPIHVTAVRGFVEVLRFCVSVGGKVDVLDCNGWSPLHYAAAEGHLQVVKYLLECSNVKYVLNNEGKTAFALAVDNGHLHLLDLLHLGSVLHRAARVDDIHGMKTCLAEGANVNGRDQNGWTPLHRAAFKGRIESVKLLLNNGAQVDVVDDAGYTPLHCAVEMGHVQVALALIAHGAKANVKSLKGVVPLNFGRFKNHPSVVHPVS from the coding sequence ATGGATAGGCTGGTGAAACCAGACCTTAAAGAAATAAACTTGGCATTCAAAAAAGGCCAAAAATGCACCACGACGTTTCGTTTAACCAACCTCATGCACACCATGGCTGTGGCAGTTTCTCTAACTACTACAAACCCATCTGTATACTCTTTCAACCAAGTTTTCTCTGTTATCCCACCACTCTCATCCTCAACATACACCCTCCTTATCTCTCAACCCTCTGATAAAcctcctctctcttctcctccTGATATTATCACCGTCCGATCCTCCATGCTCCCCATTGGAAAAGCTCACCAGGATTATCTCCGCAGCTTGTTTTCTAAGCCTGGGCCCCATGTTTTCAGGGATGCCACCATACCCATCAACCTTGTGGGTCACCAAGTTGTTGACTTTCTCATTTCCCACCATACCCAGATCCCAGAAATTGAATTCTTTTTGAAGAAAGGGATTTCTGGTTGTACTGGGACTCAGCTCACTTCATTGCTGAAACCTGCTATATTGTATAGTAATGCTAATTTTGTTACTGAAATACTTGATGCTGGTGCTGATGTGAATTGTAAAAATTCAGATAAAAGGTCAATGATTACATTGGCTATTCGTGCGGGTGATCTTGGTATCTTGAAGGTTTTGATAGCTGCTGGTTGTAAAATTGATAATTCGGTTGACAGGATCTTGCACGAGGCGGCAGCTACGGATAGAGTGGAAATGATGGAGTTTTGGTGTAAAAGGTTTGGAGATATTGATGTGAACTCAGTTGATTTGGATGGCCGGACGCCAATTCATGTCACGGCGGTTAGGGGGTTTGTTGAGGTGTTAAGGTTTTGTGTGTCAGTTGGTGGGAAAGTTGATGTTTTGGATTGTAATGGGTGGAGTCCTCTGCATTATGCAGCTGCAGAAGGGCATTTGCAGGTTGTGAAGTACTTGTTAGAATGTTCCAATGTGAAGTATGTGTTGAATAATGAAGGGAAGACTGCTTTTGCACTTGCTGTTGATAATGGGCATTTACATTTGCTGGATTTGTTGCATTTAGGGAGTGTGTTGCATAGGGCAGCAAGGGTGGACGATATTCATGGAATGAAGACTTGCCTTGCAGAAGGGGCAAACGTGAATGGGAGAGATCAGAATGGATGGACACCTTTGCATAGGGCTGCATTCAAGGGGAGGATTGAGAGTGTGAAGCTGTTGCTTAATAATGGTGCACAAGTTGATGTCGTTGATGATGCTGGATACACGCCACTGCATTGCGCGGTTGAGATGGGGCATGTGCAGGTTGCATTGGCGTTGATTGCTCATGGAGCTAAAGCAAACGTCAAGAGTCTCAAAGGTGTTGTTCCTTTAAATTTTGGTCGTTTCAAGAATCATCCTTCTGTTGTTCATCCTGTGTCATGA